In the Bacillota bacterium genome, GCCGACTCTATTTTTGTAACGGGCAATACAGCGATTGACGCACTCAACACAACGGTTAGGGATGGTTACTCACATCCTGTTCTCGATCAGGTGGGTGAGGATAAAATGATTCTCTTGACCGCTCACCGCCGGGAGAATTTGGGTGAGCCAATGGAAAATATGTTCAAGGCTATCCGCAGAATTGTAGCGGAATTTGAAGATGTACAAGTCGTTTACCCTGTGCACCTGAATCCTGTTGTCCGGGAAGCGGCTCATAAGCATTTTGGTGATTCTGACAGAGTGCATCTGATTGAACCTTTAGAGGTGATCGATTTCCATAACTTTGCAGCGAAATCGCATTTTATATTGACCGATTCGGGCGGCGTGCAGGAGGAAGCCCCATCTCTCGGGAAACCGGTTCTTGTTCTGCGTGATACGACGGAACGGCCTGAAGGAGTGGAAGCGGGAACGCTGAAACTTGCAGGGACGGATGAGGAAAACATTTATCAGCTGGCAAAACAGCTGTTAACTGATCCTGATGAGTACAAGAAAATGTCCCAGGCTTCTAATCCGTATGGAGATGGAGAGGCTTCCCGCCGGATTGTGGAAGAATTGCTGTTTCATTACGGGTACCGGAAAGAACAACCGGATTCATTTACAGGCAAATAAAAAAGAAGCTTTGCACATTGTGCGAAGCTTCTTTTTGTTTTACTTTTCGAGGCTTTCCTTCAGCTCTTTTGTAATATCGGAAAGGGCGCTTTCATCAGCTTGGTAGTAGTAAATTCCATTGATTTTCGTGCCTGTACCTTTTAGTTCGTGCTGTTTAATATGTTTCCGCGCACCTTTGTAATCGGACTGGATATCCCACATGTTATCGAAGGTCAAGTTCGTTTTCACATTATCTTCAACAACTTTAAACATATCTCCGAATTTCGTGATGGAAGAAATATTAGCGCCTTTATTAATAATACCTTGGATGACTTGGCGCTGGCGGTCCTGGCGTCCGAAGTCGCCTCTCGGATCTTCTTTTCTCATCCGGGTATAAGCGAGCGCTTCTTTTCCGTTCAGCGTGATTTCTCCTTTGCCGAACGAATAACCGTCATAACTGAACGCGAATGTGCTGTTAACTGTAATGCCGCCAAGTGTATCAACAACGTCTCTAAAGCTTTCCATGTTCACTTTCACAAAATAATCAACCGGAACATCGAGGAAGTTCTCAACAGTGTCTACCGTCATCTGCGTGCCGCCGAAAGCGTATGAATGGTTGATTTTATCCATTGTGCCTTTTCCGATAATTTTTGTATACGTGTCACGCGGAATGCTGACCATGTCGGTTGTATTCGTTTTTGGGTTAACGGTCATATAAATGAGCGTATCGGCACGGCCCTTATCGCCGTCGCGTTCATCCACACCCATGATTAAGACGGAAAAAGGATCTTTTTTATTGATACTGACCTCTTTATCCCTCTTTTTAGATTTATCAATGCTTTCATGAATACTTGCCACGGTTGAAGCTGCTTTATGCCATAAGTAGTATGCATAGCCGCCAGTTCCGAGTACAAGAAGTCCGATTATCGTTAAAATTGTCAGTAATAAAGTTTTTTTCTTTTTTCTGCGTTCGTTTCTCATCCTTTGCACCTCGTCTGTTAAATTACTTTCATTATGAGTTAAATTTCCAATAAATACAACTCTATTTAATACAAGAATGAAATCCTAAAATAGTCGTTTTTTATAAAAAAAAGTTTCATTGTTTCTTAATTTTTCTTTAAAATATAAAATAGGTTGACGATAAAATATAATGAGGTGAAAAAAATGAAAAAATTTATTGCTTTACTGTTCTTTATATTGCTTCTTTCGGGTTGCGGGGTTAATAGTCAAAAGAGTCAAGGTGAAGATGTATCGCCAGACAGTAACATTGAAACAAAAGAAGGTACTTATGTAGGGTTAGCTGATACTCATACAATAGAAGTAACAGTAGATAATGAGCCGGTTAGTCTTGATATCACTGAAGAATCGACAAGTGATCTTGATAAGTTTAACAGTGGAGATAAGGTCACGATTACATATGAAAAAAATGATGAGGGTCAGCTTCTGTTAAAAGATATTGAACGTGCCAACTAAGATATAGGGAGGAACCTGAAATTTTGAAATCTTGCAAACAATTGATAGTGTGTTCACTTGCTGCAATCTTATTATTGATTCCATCAGTTTCTTTTGCAGCAGACTCAAACATCTCAGTTAAATTGTCAAATTATATTGGAAATAAATCTAGCATCAGTCTATCGCCAACAGGATTTTATAAAGTAACTGGAGATAATGTTGCTGTTACGGATCGTTTTGCAGGCGCTTCACGATACGAAACTGCGACTCTTGCATCCAACAGCCAGTGGAAAAATCCTAATACAGTGATATTGGTGAACCGAGATATTTTTATTGATGCATTGCCTGTTATTCCATTGGCGAAAAAACTGAACGCACCAGTTTTATTTACTCAGCCTGACACGTTAACAAAAACTACTGAAAGACAAATTGCTAAGTTTAACCCTGATAATATTTTAATCATTGGGGGAGCGCGAAGCATTTCAAAAGACGTAGAAAACAAGCTGAAATCATATGGCGCTGTGAAAAGGATAAGCGGAAAAAATAGATATGTCTTATCAGAAAATATTGCAAAGCAAATGGGCAGCTATGATAAAGCGATCGTTGTAACCGGAAGAGTATTTCAAGACGCTTTAGCCATTGCTCCATATGCAGCAGCACACGGATACCCTATTTTGCTTACAGAGAAAGACAAGCTTCCGGATTATGATTTGCCAAAACAAGTCATCATTATAGGCAGTTCATTTAGCGTCA is a window encoding:
- the lytR gene encoding transcription antiterminator LytR, with product MRNERRKKKKTLLLTILTIIGLLVLGTGGYAYYLWHKAASTVASIHESIDKSKKRDKEVSINKKDPFSVLIMGVDERDGDKGRADTLIYMTVNPKTNTTDMVSIPRDTYTKIIGKGTMDKINHSYAFGGTQMTVDTVENFLDVPVDYFVKVNMESFRDVVDTLGGITVNSTFAFSYDGYSFGKGEITLNGKEALAYTRMRKEDPRGDFGRQDRQRQVIQGIINKGANISSITKFGDMFKVVEDNVKTNLTFDNMWDIQSDYKGARKHIKQHELKGTGTKINGIYYYQADESALSDITKELKESLEK
- the lytA gene encoding membrane-bound protein LytA — encoded protein: MKKFIALLFFILLLSGCGVNSQKSQGEDVSPDSNIETKEGTYVGLADTHTIEVTVDNEPVSLDITEESTSDLDKFNSGDKVTITYEKNDEGQLLLKDIERAN
- the wecB gene encoding UDP-N-acetylglucosamine 2-epimerase (non-hydrolyzing); protein product: TRPEAIKMAPLVLELKKYPEIDSYVTVTAQHRQMLDQVLDAFHIKPDFDLNIMKERQTLAEITSNALVRLDELFKDIKPDIVLVHGDTTTTFAGSLAAFYHQIAVGHVEAGLRTGNKYSPFPEELNRQMTGAIADLHFAPTGQAKDNLLKENKKADSIFVTGNTAIDALNTTVRDGYSHPVLDQVGEDKMILLTAHRRENLGEPMENMFKAIRRIVAEFEDVQVVYPVHLNPVVREAAHKHFGDSDRVHLIEPLEVIDFHNFAAKSHFILTDSGGVQEEAPSLGKPVLVLRDTTERPEGVEAGTLKLAGTDEENIYQLAKQLLTDPDEYKKMSQASNPYGDGEASRRIVEELLFHYGYRKEQPDSFTGK